The region GTTCCACCACCATCTTCTTCTCCTGCTGTTCCACGCCCACTATCATTTATAACTAGTCATCGATCTGCCTTAGAGAGAATAAGAAAATATAGAGCTAAAGAgtttaaaagaaagaaagatgatgatCCAGTTGAGGCTGAAGAATGGTTAGAAAATAGTCAAAGAATATTTGAAGAATTGCAGTGTACAGGGGATGAAAAGTTGAAATGTGCAGTATTTTTATTAAAGGGtgaggcttatcaatggtggacTACTGTCATGAATATTCATCTTGCAGAAAATATTAATTAGAATTCCTTTGCGtctgaatttagaaagaaatatgtgagTTAACTTTAtctggagaagaagaaaagagaatttttGGATTTGAAGCAAAATAAcatgtctgttactgaatacgaacgtgaatttATCAGATTAAGTAAATATGCTAAGGAATTAATAGCAGATGAAGCAGATATGTGCAGGAGATTTGAGTGgggattgaatgaagaaatttaTGTTCCTCTTATATTATTACATCTACAAGAATTTCCTATATTGGTTGATAGAGCACAACGACTAGAAGAAGGGTTAGCTCGTTCAAAAGAGAAAAGTTTTCGGAAGAGACTAGTAACTAGTTCCGCACCACCACCGTCTTAAAAAATAGTGAGGGATTCTAGAGGTTATAAATACACTTCTCCTATTGTTGAGCAAAGATCTAGAAGTCAGACAATACAAACTCAGCAGGCGACTTCTATAGATAGTACTGGGGGTTTCAGAAGAAAACCAACATTGCCATTATGTGAGTATTGTGGAAGATATCATTGGGGAGGATGTCGACTAAATTCTCGAGCTTGTTTTCGATGTGGATCGAGAGATCATTTGATCAGAGATTGTCCAAAAATGTCAGAAAGTGTTACAAAACAGTCTGTGAGAGATAGCTCAGTTCCACAAAGAGGTAGACGACCTGGAATTTCTGATGACACTCGTAGTGGTACAAGATCGGTGAGAGAAACAGTTAGATCTGAAGCATAGGCACCTGCCAGGACGtatgccattcgtgccagagaagatgctgCTGCaccagatgtcattactggtacattttctttacttgatactgatattactactttgattgatcttggttctaCACATTTATACATATGTACAAagttagtgtctgttaaaaatttacctattgaattTACTGGATTTGCGGTTAAAGTTTCAAATCCCTTGGGCCTGCATGTtatagtggataaaatttgtaaaaattgtccactgatggtaaatgGTCATTGTTTTCTAGCTGACTTGATGCtattgccttttgatgaatttgatatggttttggggatggattggctaACTTAACATGATGCAGTAGTGAATTGTAAACAGAAGTACATTGTaataaaatgtcaaaatggtgaattGCTTCGGGTTGAATCTGATAAATTAGATGGGTTGCCTGATGTGATTTTAGTCATGACAGCGTTGAGGTATGTCAGAAAAGGGTGTAATGCATATCTTACTTATGTATTGGACACAAAAGTATCCGAGTTAAAAATTCAgtcagtgccagttgtgtgtgaatttcctgatgtgtttccagaagaattacctgggTTACCACCAGAAAGAGAGgtagaattttctatagatttagTTCTGGGAACAACTCTGATCtctatagcaccttacagaatgactcctactgagttgaaagagttgaaatcacagttgcaagaacttactgataggggttttgctcgacctagccACTCGCCTTGGGGTGtgccagttctatttgtgaaaaagaaagacggaaccttaagattatgtattgattaccgacagctcaataaagttacagtaaagaataaatacccattgcctcggattgatgacttgttttatCAGCTGAAGGGTGCCACCGTATtgtcaaagattgatcttcgattgggttactatcagttacgagtaaaGGAGCCTGATGTACCGAAGAtagcttttagaaccaggtatgggcactatgagttccttgtgatgctgtttggactgacaaatgctcctgttgtATTCATGGACCTGATGAACAGAATAtttagaccgtacttagacaggtttgtggtagtatttattgatgatattctggtttattctcgagatgaaaataagcatgcagaccatttgagaattgtattgcaaacttTGCATGcaaagcagctgtatgctaaatttagtaaatgtgagttttggcttcgggaagttgggtTTCTTAGACATATTGTTTCTgctgaaggcatcagggtaggccctagtaaaattttagctattgtcACTTGGAATCcgccgaagaatgtatctgaaatcagaagttttctgggattagctggatattatcggagatttgtacagggattttctatgatagcttctccgatgacacgtctattgcagaaagatgtaaagttcgagtggactgatgaatgtcagcaGAGCTTTGACAGATTGAAAGATCTATTGACGAAAGCATCTGTTCTAGTACAACATGAactgggtaaggaatttgttatttacagtgatgcctcattaaatggtttaggttgtgttttgatacaagaagATAAaataatagcctatgcttcaagacaactaaaaccacatgaaaagaattacctggtacatgatcttgaattagcagctattgtgtttgcattaaaaatatggcgacactacttgtatggtgaaaaatgtcatatctatactgattataaaagtttaaagtatttgatgacacagaaagatttgaacttgagataGTGCAGGTGGCTCGAATTGTTAAATGATTAGGATctggttattgactatcatccaggtaaggctaatgtagttgttgatgctttaagccgaaaaccTCTATTTGCTTTACGAACTATGAATACTCAGCtgtcattgtctgatgatggtacaCTTATAGCTGAACTAAAAGCTAAATCAATGTTTCTACAGcaaatctgtgaagctcagaaaaatgatgatgaattacAGGCTAAACGGGTACAATGTGAGCCAGGTGatgattcagaattttagattgagactgatggttgtttattattcagaggcagagtatgtgtactgAAGGATTCAAAGCTTATATAGaagattttacatgaggcacacagtggtattatgtccgtacatctgggaagtaataaaatgtataatgatttaaagaagatgtactggtggcaaggtatgaaacatggtatttctgagtttgtatcaagatgtctGATATGTCAACAGGTCAAAGCAGAACATTAGGTACcctcgggattactccagccaattactataccaga is a window of Gossypium hirsutum isolate 1008001.06 chromosome D08, Gossypium_hirsutum_v2.1, whole genome shotgun sequence DNA encoding:
- the LOC121220379 gene encoding uncharacterized protein produces the protein MSESVTKQSVRDSSVPQRGRRPGISDDTRSGTRSLKGATVLSKIDLRLGYYQLRVKEPDVPKIAFRTRHIVSAEGIRVGPSKILAIVTWNPPKNLSLSDDGTLIAELKAKSMFLQQICEAQKNDDELQAKRVQCEPGDDSEF